The Rhodocytophaga rosea genome has a segment encoding these proteins:
- a CDS encoding ABC transporter permease produces MLLNYFTTAWRNLVKNKVYSALNILGLAAGMGVALLIGLWVHHEYSYDRFLPSYESLFQVRRNYDSNGDTLNFTTTSLKLADVLRNEVPEIEYVAESEYFRPHGLKVGEKKLYMNGAVIGNDFFKMFEFPLIQGNANTVFSDPYSIVLTESTARALFGNENPMGKTVRFDNENDLKVSGIAKDVPSNSSLQFNFLVPFSYYDATSSRIKEARAGSFGWNSFQIFVKLKPGVTLAQVASKIKLIEHTEKDNTNAMNSFVVLQPLKNWHLYGNYVNGKETEGFMEYVRMFSIIGLLVLLIACINFINLSTARSSTRAREVGVRKAVGSQRKDLILQFLVESFLLTLLAFLFSLVFVSLALPSFNALTGKAIHIPFNSALFWLLMSGGVIITALLAGSRPAFYLSSFNPVKVLKGTFQAGRGAWLSRKILVVAQFSCSIALIISTIIIYQQIQHAKNGPTRYSLNRLMATDINDDLGRNYTALKNELLQKGIVESITTASSPATDVWWHSDLDNWSQKQAGETVEMGVIVVSDDYFKTIGMALKEGRDFTRGNDTTSAIFNEAAIKRLRLKDPVGQLITFDDKQLHIVGVAKDALMISPFTPADPTIFISQPRSQGIMMYRLSPNIKTSEAITQLTAIFNKYNPSFPYIYQFADQEYAAKFNLELLIGKLAGIFASLAIFISCLGLFGLAAFTAQQRTKEIGIRKVLGASAAQLWLLLSKDFILLVVLSCAIASPIALYLLQNWLQKYDYRIRIGPSVFVLATAIGILITLITVSYQAIKAALANPVKSLRNE; encoded by the coding sequence ATGCTTCTCAATTATTTCACCACCGCCTGGCGCAACCTAGTAAAAAACAAAGTGTACAGCGCCCTGAATATTTTAGGACTGGCTGCCGGAATGGGTGTTGCCCTGTTAATTGGTTTATGGGTGCATCATGAGTATTCGTATGACCGGTTTCTTCCCAGTTATGAAAGCCTTTTCCAGGTACGACGCAATTATGACAGCAATGGCGATACACTCAATTTTACTACTACTTCACTCAAATTAGCCGATGTGCTGCGGAATGAAGTTCCGGAAATTGAATATGTAGCTGAAAGTGAGTATTTCCGTCCGCATGGATTAAAAGTAGGAGAGAAAAAACTATACATGAATGGGGCTGTGATCGGAAATGATTTTTTCAAAATGTTTGAGTTTCCCCTGATTCAGGGAAATGCCAATACCGTTTTCAGTGATCCCTATTCTATTGTACTGACCGAATCGACAGCCAGAGCTTTATTCGGGAATGAAAATCCAATGGGTAAAACCGTCCGTTTCGATAACGAGAATGATTTAAAAGTAAGCGGAATTGCAAAAGATGTGCCTTCTAATTCTTCTTTGCAATTCAATTTTCTGGTGCCATTTAGTTATTACGATGCAACCAGTAGCCGCATAAAAGAAGCCCGTGCCGGCAGTTTTGGCTGGAATTCCTTCCAGATATTTGTAAAGCTGAAGCCAGGTGTTACGCTCGCACAGGTAGCTTCTAAAATTAAACTAATAGAACATACCGAGAAGGATAATACCAATGCCATGAATTCTTTTGTGGTATTACAGCCGCTGAAAAACTGGCACTTATATGGCAATTATGTGAATGGCAAGGAAACGGAAGGATTTATGGAATATGTACGCATGTTCAGCATTATAGGCCTGTTGGTATTACTGATCGCCTGTATCAATTTTATAAACTTATCTACCGCCCGTTCCTCTACCAGAGCCAGAGAAGTAGGCGTACGTAAGGCAGTAGGTTCGCAGCGGAAAGACCTGATTTTGCAGTTTCTGGTAGAATCGTTTTTACTCACTTTATTGGCTTTTCTGTTTTCCTTGGTGTTCGTAAGCCTGGCATTGCCCTCTTTTAATGCGCTCACCGGGAAAGCTATACACATTCCTTTTAACAGCGCTTTATTCTGGTTGCTTATGTCGGGAGGTGTTATTATCACGGCTTTGCTTGCCGGAAGCCGTCCAGCTTTTTACCTATCCTCATTCAATCCGGTAAAAGTGTTAAAAGGGACTTTTCAGGCAGGGAGAGGTGCCTGGTTATCCCGTAAAATTCTGGTCGTGGCACAGTTTAGCTGTTCTATTGCATTGATCATCAGCACTATTATTATTTACCAGCAAATTCAACATGCGAAAAACGGTCCTACTAGGTATTCACTAAACCGGCTGATGGCAACAGATATAAATGACGATTTAGGCCGTAATTATACAGCGCTTAAAAATGAACTTCTACAGAAAGGCATTGTCGAAAGTATAACAACCGCTTCCAGTCCGGCAACCGATGTCTGGTGGCATTCTGACCTGGACAACTGGTCGCAGAAACAGGCTGGAGAAACGGTTGAAATGGGTGTTATTGTTGTGTCTGATGATTACTTCAAAACTATCGGTATGGCCTTGAAAGAGGGCAGAGATTTTACCAGAGGCAATGATACGACCAGCGCTATTTTTAATGAAGCAGCGATAAAACGGTTGCGTTTAAAAGACCCTGTTGGACAACTGATCACCTTTGATGATAAGCAACTTCATATAGTAGGGGTAGCAAAAGATGCCTTAATGATCTCTCCATTTACGCCAGCTGACCCTACTATCTTCATTTCTCAGCCGCGTTCACAAGGGATTATGATGTACCGATTGTCTCCGAACATTAAAACCAGTGAAGCCATTACGCAACTAACAGCTATATTCAATAAGTATAATCCGTCTTTTCCCTACATATACCAATTCGCCGACCAGGAATATGCAGCTAAGTTTAATCTGGAACTGCTAATCGGAAAGCTGGCAGGTATTTTTGCCTCACTGGCTATCTTTATTTCCTGTCTGGGATTATTTGGTCTGGCGGCGTTTACAGCCCAGCAACGCACCAAAGAAATAGGCATCCGCAAGGTATTAGGCGCTTCTGCGGCTCAACTCTGGCTACTGCTTTCCAAAGATTTTATTTTGCTTGTTGTCCTGAGTTGCGCCATTGCCTCACCGATAGCATTATATCTGTTACAAAACTGGCTGCAAAAATATGACTACCGCATCCGTATAGGCCCTAGTGTGTTTGTACTGGCTACTGCCATAGGGATTCTGATTACCCTCATTACGGTAAGTTATCAGGCGATTAAAGCGGCCTTAGCCAATCCGGTGAAAAGCCTCAGAAATGAATAA
- a CDS encoding ABC transporter permease, whose protein sequence is MLKNYITVALRNISRHKGYTFLNVSGLAVGIASCIIIFFFIRNELSYDTYHQDADRIYRVAIDIRGKADNRMFAQTSAPLVHALKKDFPQVEEAVQLWRWNSLLVKYGEEKSFYEDNFFLTTPEVFNVFTIPLLKGDARTALSRPSTVVIAEETARKYFGKEDPIGKTLKVNDAAYEVTGVMAKLTDNSHLKFNILTSLATLEKEKWYQETASNWFSTMFLTYIKVIENVDMAQFNKQIATAANSYVGAS, encoded by the coding sequence ATGCTAAAAAATTATATAACTGTTGCCTTGAGAAATATAAGCCGGCATAAAGGCTATACCTTCTTAAATGTTTCCGGGCTGGCCGTAGGCATTGCCTCCTGCATCATCATCTTTTTCTTTATCCGGAATGAACTAAGCTATGACACCTACCACCAGGATGCCGACCGCATTTACAGAGTAGCCATAGATATCCGGGGCAAGGCAGACAACCGGATGTTTGCACAGACTTCGGCTCCACTGGTGCATGCCTTGAAAAAAGATTTTCCACAGGTAGAAGAGGCTGTTCAATTGTGGCGGTGGAACAGCCTGCTGGTAAAATACGGGGAGGAAAAGAGCTTTTATGAAGATAATTTTTTCCTCACTACGCCTGAAGTTTTCAATGTATTTACCATTCCTCTTCTGAAAGGTGATGCCAGAACTGCCCTAAGCCGCCCTTCGACAGTAGTAATTGCCGAAGAAACTGCCCGTAAATACTTTGGCAAAGAAGATCCCATTGGAAAGACGCTGAAAGTGAATGATGCAGCCTATGAAGTAACAGGCGTGATGGCAAAATTAACTGACAACAGCCATCTGAAATTCAATATACTTACCTCATTAGCTACCCTGGAAAAAGAAAAATGGTACCAGGAAACAGCCTCAAACTGGTTTTCTACGATGTTTCTTACCTATATAAAAGTAATAGAAAACGTAGATATGGCTCAGTTCAATAAGCAGATTGCAACAGCAGCTAATTCATATGTAGGGGCCAGCTAA
- a CDS encoding FtsX-like permease family protein: MYILSVVGILIILIASLNYINLTTAQAANRAKEVGVRKVVGASRMPLIFQFVSESLLQTVSALILAAGIMYIVRPLFEQLSGISIDLAQVISPQFVGSLIGITFIVGVMAAIYPALFLSSFRPISVLKGKISMGAKGSTLRKVLVVCQFSISLMLMVGTIMVYRQLNFMKDQNLGFSKEQVVVLPVRGGASIRENYEVIKSEFKNHTSITDAAASASVPGRRVENFAVSLLGEADDKGQSMYYLFVDFDFLKLYNIGTVAGRAFDKNIITDAENAFMINETALKAFGWVLPEEAIGKKLGAGFGRNGEIIGVYKDFHYRSLQAPIEPLIMAVNVDRLNHISLKVQTKDLPATMAFVEKKWQELFPNHPYEYFFLDEEFNKQYAADEKIGRTFLVFTSIAICVACLGLFGLATFTAEQRTKEIGVRKVLGASASNIVLLLSTDFTKLVLIAFLIATPVSYVLINKWLENFASRIEVGWDAFIIAGILVFIIALLTVSYQSLKAALMNPVKSLRNE; encoded by the coding sequence GTGTATATTCTTTCCGTGGTAGGTATTCTGATTATACTCATCGCTTCCTTAAACTATATCAATCTTACCACCGCACAAGCTGCTAACCGGGCCAAAGAAGTGGGCGTTCGTAAAGTGGTAGGCGCTTCCAGAATGCCATTGATCTTTCAGTTTGTTTCCGAGTCTTTATTACAAACGGTATCTGCATTGATTCTGGCTGCAGGTATCATGTATATAGTCCGTCCTTTATTTGAACAGCTATCTGGAATAAGCATCGATCTGGCTCAGGTCATCTCACCTCAGTTTGTAGGAAGCCTTATTGGCATTACTTTTATAGTAGGCGTAATGGCGGCTATATATCCGGCTCTGTTCCTGTCGTCTTTCCGACCTATATCTGTACTCAAAGGAAAAATCAGTATGGGCGCAAAAGGAAGCACCTTGCGTAAGGTGCTGGTGGTATGCCAGTTTAGTATTTCCCTGATGCTTATGGTAGGCACTATTATGGTGTACCGGCAACTCAACTTTATGAAAGATCAGAACCTGGGTTTTTCTAAAGAACAGGTAGTCGTACTTCCGGTTAGGGGTGGGGCTTCCATCCGGGAGAATTATGAAGTGATTAAGAGTGAATTTAAAAATCATACTTCTATTACAGATGCTGCTGCTTCTGCCAGTGTACCAGGGAGAAGAGTTGAGAATTTTGCCGTTTCACTGCTGGGAGAAGCCGACGATAAAGGCCAGTCTATGTACTACCTGTTTGTAGATTTTGACTTTCTGAAGCTATACAATATTGGTACGGTTGCTGGTCGGGCATTTGATAAAAACATTATCACAGATGCCGAAAATGCGTTTATGATCAATGAAACGGCATTAAAAGCCTTCGGCTGGGTTTTACCGGAAGAAGCGATCGGTAAAAAGCTGGGTGCCGGTTTTGGCCGTAATGGCGAAATTATTGGGGTATATAAAGATTTTCATTACCGTTCCCTGCAAGCACCCATTGAACCGCTTATCATGGCCGTAAATGTAGACAGGCTCAATCATATCAGCTTAAAAGTGCAAACCAAAGACTTGCCAGCTACGATGGCTTTTGTGGAAAAAAAGTGGCAGGAGTTGTTTCCAAACCATCCCTATGAATATTTCTTCCTGGACGAAGAGTTCAATAAACAATATGCGGCTGATGAAAAAATTGGCCGGACTTTCCTTGTATTTACCAGCATAGCCATTTGTGTCGCTTGCCTGGGTTTATTTGGCTTAGCTACTTTCACAGCCGAGCAGCGAACCAAAGAAATCGGCGTACGCAAGGTATTAGGGGCTTCTGCCTCCAATATTGTATTGCTGCTTTCTACCGATTTTACTAAGCTTGTACTCATCGCTTTTCTGATTGCTACGCCAGTATCGTATGTGCTAATTAATAAATGGTTGGAAAATTTTGCCTCCAGAATTGAAGTAGGGTGGGATGCTTTTATTATAGCCGGCATTCTGGTATTTATTATTGCTTTACTCACTGTAAGTTATCAGTCCCTCAAAGCTGCCCTGATGAATCCGGTAAAAAGTTTAAGAAATGAATAA
- a CDS encoding ABC transporter permease, whose protein sequence is MLKNYITIALRNISKHRVYTLLNVSGLAVSLAVATLIMLYVKQEHSYDRWIPNAENVYRVYRYWAPYGSAWTPPPLGHTIKQEFGEIQAATRLSNDGKVLLTTQANKSLYTPLAVSTDSNFLAVFKLPLLHGDAGTALLQPYSVVLNSELAIRLYGNTNPVGQTLRVNNKKDYKITGILAPYAGKTHLEAELYYTDPDSYYYAWDGNDPTTYVSLHPQTNIAKLENKVTALINEFVKEERKKYNTNIGELPQWRFQPVSDVHLYSTQMNGPFVVKGNYQNSIILGTVAIVILLIASINYMNLATAQAGKRAREVGIRKVSGANRRELVFQFLSEASLQSLTAIPLVILLATVFLPAFNVVTDRNLVLGWNEWLQVGGYLIALVLLLGILSGLYPAFFLSAYRPVEVLKGKFSHQNRGQFLRRSLVIMQFAMAITVAIVMTFIYRQVQYMQDQELGFSSDQTLVVRINTPESVDKIQALKGEMQQNPHISAVTTASSLPGTFAPDNMFKLAGEQEDHLAHMFWVDPDYVKTLGLQLAQGQFFSWSDYTDTTGRSFVVNEAFVKEYNLKNPVGHQIGLSGQEKMGTIIGVVKDFHFQSLASEIQPMILLGNVKSRGASYAAIRMNTKEIRSTVAYIEKIWKQVEPIHPIQYTFLNDDFAQLYDDQVRLGQTLLYTTLLTIFIAALGLFGLASFMAEQRVKEIGVRKVLGASVSQLVVLLGKDFLKLVFIAGVVAVPFAIWITREWLSNFAYSIPISVMPFVLAIGASLLIAALTVSGRAIKAALLNPVKSLRNE, encoded by the coding sequence ATGCTAAAGAACTATATAACCATCGCCCTCCGAAATATCAGTAAACACCGGGTATATACCTTGCTGAATGTGTCTGGCTTAGCCGTAAGCCTGGCCGTAGCTACTTTAATTATGCTGTATGTAAAGCAGGAGCATAGTTACGACCGGTGGATTCCCAATGCAGAAAATGTGTATAGGGTATACCGGTATTGGGCACCTTATGGCAGCGCCTGGACACCGCCGCCACTCGGCCATACAATTAAACAAGAGTTTGGCGAAATTCAGGCGGCTACCAGGTTAAGCAATGATGGAAAGGTATTGCTGACTACCCAAGCCAATAAATCTTTATATACACCCTTAGCCGTTTCAACGGACAGCAATTTTCTGGCAGTGTTCAAATTGCCTCTGCTTCATGGAGATGCAGGAACTGCCTTGTTGCAGCCCTATTCTGTTGTACTCAACAGTGAATTAGCGATTAGATTGTATGGCAACACTAATCCGGTGGGCCAAACGCTTCGGGTAAACAATAAAAAAGATTATAAAATAACCGGAATACTGGCTCCTTATGCCGGCAAAACCCATCTGGAAGCAGAATTATATTATACAGATCCGGATTCCTACTATTATGCCTGGGATGGCAATGATCCAACCACGTATGTATCCCTGCATCCGCAGACCAATATAGCGAAGCTGGAAAATAAAGTGACGGCTTTAATAAATGAGTTCGTAAAAGAAGAAAGAAAGAAATACAATACAAATATTGGCGAACTGCCTCAATGGCGTTTTCAACCGGTAAGTGATGTGCATTTGTATTCTACCCAGATGAACGGGCCGTTTGTAGTAAAAGGCAATTACCAGAATTCAATTATACTGGGAACAGTAGCTATTGTGATCCTGCTTATTGCCAGCATCAATTACATGAACCTGGCTACTGCCCAGGCTGGCAAACGGGCCAGAGAAGTGGGCATACGTAAAGTATCCGGTGCCAATAGAAGAGAACTGGTTTTCCAGTTTTTATCCGAAGCCAGTTTACAAAGTCTCACCGCCATTCCTCTGGTGATCTTACTGGCTACTGTATTTCTACCTGCCTTCAACGTTGTTACAGACCGGAATCTGGTGCTGGGATGGAATGAATGGCTGCAAGTGGGTGGATATTTAATCGCCTTAGTGTTGCTGCTTGGCATATTGTCTGGCTTGTATCCGGCTTTCTTTTTATCGGCATACCGGCCGGTAGAGGTATTAAAAGGCAAATTCAGTCACCAGAACCGGGGGCAGTTTTTACGGAGAAGTCTGGTCATTATGCAGTTTGCTATGGCCATTACGGTAGCCATTGTGATGACCTTTATTTACCGGCAGGTGCAGTATATGCAGGATCAGGAACTGGGTTTTTCTTCTGATCAGACTTTAGTAGTTCGCATCAATACACCCGAATCTGTAGATAAAATTCAGGCTTTAAAAGGAGAAATGCAGCAGAATCCTCATATTTCTGCTGTAACAACAGCTTCCAGCCTTCCGGGTACGTTTGCTCCCGATAATATGTTCAAACTGGCCGGCGAACAGGAAGACCACCTGGCCCATATGTTCTGGGTGGACCCGGATTATGTAAAAACATTAGGTCTGCAACTGGCACAGGGACAATTTTTCTCATGGTCGGATTATACCGATACGACCGGCCGTTCCTTTGTGGTGAATGAAGCATTTGTTAAAGAGTATAACCTGAAAAATCCGGTAGGTCACCAGATAGGTCTCAGCGGTCAGGAAAAAATGGGTACTATCATTGGCGTTGTAAAAGACTTTCATTTTCAGAGCCTGGCTTCAGAAATTCAGCCAATGATTCTGCTGGGCAATGTTAAATCCAGAGGTGCTTCTTATGCGGCTATCCGGATGAATACAAAAGAGATACGTTCTACTGTAGCCTACATAGAAAAAATATGGAAACAAGTAGAACCTATACATCCCATCCAGTATACTTTCCTCAACGACGATTTTGCCCAGCTTTATGATGACCAGGTCCGTTTGGGACAAACGCTGCTTTACACCACTTTACTTACAATTTTCATTGCTGCCTTAGGTTTATTTGGATTAGCTTCTTTTATGGCCGAACAACGGGTGAAAGAAATTGGCGTACGGAAAGTGCTGGGTGCCTCAGTCAGCCAGCTGGTTGTATTGCTAGGCAAAGATTTTCTGAAACTTGTATTTATTGCCGGAGTGGTGGCTGTGCCTTTTGCCATCTGGATTACCAGAGAATGGCTATCCAATTTTGCTTATAGTATTCCTATCAGTGTAATGCCCTTTGTATTAGCCATAGGCGCTTCTCTGCTGATTGCCGCCTTAACCGTGAGCGGAAGAGCCATTAAAGCAGCCTTATTGAATCCGGTGAAAAGTTTGAGAAACGAATAA